Proteins encoded in a region of the Deltaproteobacteria bacterium genome:
- a CDS encoding YqgE/AlgH family protein, which yields MRRVAIQYFLFAFIEILAFGVVWAADADKFLAGRLLIASTEMQDPRFAESVIYMVEHDSKGALGLIINQPALQGSIEDLLKGFGINNDKVSGNIVLHYGGPVSPRAGIVLHSDDVVIDSTKKLKDGIAVTVEAKLIELIGEGKGPRQYLVMLGYAGWAPGQLEGEIIAGSWHTIPSDKSLIFGEDADKKWRQAMERRQVPL from the coding sequence ATGCGCCGAGTTGCGATTCAGTATTTTCTATTCGCCTTCATTGAGATCCTTGCGTTCGGCGTTGTCTGGGCCGCCGATGCCGACAAATTTCTGGCCGGCCGCTTGCTGATCGCCAGCACCGAGATGCAAGACCCACGCTTCGCCGAATCGGTCATCTACATGGTTGAACACGACAGCAAAGGAGCTTTGGGACTGATCATCAACCAACCCGCGCTCCAGGGCTCCATTGAAGACCTTCTCAAGGGGTTCGGCATCAACAACGACAAGGTTAGCGGCAACATCGTGCTCCACTACGGCGGGCCGGTGAGCCCGCGCGCAGGAATCGTCTTGCACAGCGATGATGTTGTGATCGACAGCACAAAGAAACTCAAGGATGGCATTGCCGTGACGGTCGAGGCAAAGCTCATTGAGCTGATCGGCGAAGGCAAAGGACCGCGGCAATATCTGGTCATGCTGGGTTACGCCGGCTGGGCTCCCGGCCAGCTTGAAGGCGAGATTATCGCCGGCTCGTGGCACACGATTCCGAGCGACAAGTCATTGATCTTTGGCGAAGACGCAGATAAAAAATGGCGCCAAGCGATGGAGCGGCGTCAGGTGCCGCTGTAA